GATGTACAAGACACCGTTGGCAACGATCGGTGTCGAGTAGACCGAGTTGCCCATGTTGATCTCTTCGATGGGTTCAGCGTCGTCTGGATCGGCCGAGAGCTTGAATACCGCGACATCGCCGTCTTCGTCGCCGATGTAAACGTGATCGTCAACGATCAGGGCAGAACCCCAAGCGGCGGCAAACATGTCGTAAGTCCAGTTCGGCTTACCTGTCTTAGCGTTCAAGCAGTGGAGCAAGCCACTGAAGTCGGCGATGTACAGGATGTCGTCCTTGATGGTCGAAGTGCCGATGCTGCGATGCATGGTTTCTTCGAAAGCGATTTCGCCATCGTCATCTTGATCGAAGGTCGAGTAGTGCCAGATGACGGCGCTGTTTGGATTCGGAACGGCAACTTCGCCATCCTTCTCGATCACCGCTTGGATGCGGCGGTGTTCGAGAGGTACACGTTGGCTCCCTTCGATTTTCATGGCCAATTCGGCACTGACGTCACCACGCTTGGTCGGATCGATGCACCAGAGGTGACCCTCACCTTCGCCGTGTTCTGGGTCTTGGCCGACGGCAACATAAACTTTGTCGTCGTAGATGACCGGAGTGGCGATGATGTTATTCCGTGTACCGCGACCACCGAGAACCCACTTCGAGGTCTTCGGGTTACCATCAAACTTCCAGAGCAGCTCTGGCTTGCCGTCCTTGCCCTTATCGGCCTTAAACGAATAGATCCAGCCATCGCCACCAGCAAAGATTACTTGCGGTACTCCGCCAAGTGTTGCCACGGCCGGGCTCGACCATTGTCCATGCAGGATATTGGTGTGCGGGGATTTGTCGGTCCAGAAGATTTCGCCTGTGTTTTTGTCCATCGCGAAGAAGCTAGGCGCTTCGGTGGAGGGAATCACAATGTGCGATTCGTCGACCCCATTGGATGTGTTGACGAACAGAATGTCGCCCAACGCAGTGATGGAACAGCTGCACATGTTGTGCTGCGAGGTACCCATCTCTTTCATCATGTCGAAAATCCAAACGACGTCGGCTTCCTTTTCACCGGTGAATTCCTCTTCGGTGTAAGGACCGTCGTTTTCGCCGTCGCGGAAGCCATTGGTATCGAGGCAGCGGACTTCACCGCGGCTGGTCACAAACCAGAGGCGATCTCCTTCGACATAGGGAGCACAGCAAATACCTTGCAGCGGCCAGTCGTGAACGCGGCCGGTTGGCAGCTTTTCGCTGGAGTGTTGCCACAGGAATTCACCGGTCGCTTCGTCGAAACAGATCAGGCAGCCCAAATCGACCTTCGGCGGATAACGATCGATGTAGCCGCTACCGTTGTTGGTGCCGACGAAGATCTTACCGTCAGCGACGACTGGGTTGCCGTACGATTGACTGCCAAGTGGAGCGACCCACTTAATGTTTTCAGATTCTTCCTTGAGCCATTCGCCGGTGGAGCGATCGAATCCGCCGACTTCCCAGTTGGTGGGAATGTTCGACGCGGTTGGCGTATTGTTGCGCTTCGAGTCACCACCCCATTGTGGCCAGTCCTTGGTGGGTTCGGCTTTGGCAGCCGGTTTGGTCTCAGCTTCTTGAGCGCTGACTCGTTCTTCCGGCAGTAGGGCTGCTACTGTCATGCCGACGCAGGTCGAACCCACGATGGCCAAGTAAGCGAATGTCGATTTCATGGATTTATGCTCGTGCACCAAATAGATGAATCAGGGGGGAAAGGGTTAGGAGGGATTCCGTATTAACTATTCGGAGTCACCGTGATGTTGTCTAGGTAGATTTCGCCGGTTTTCGCGTTACCGAACAGGCCAGGACTACCGGTCGTGTTGGGAACTTCGTCGACGATTTCGACCATCCAGCTTTCCGGCTCGGCTTCGTCCTTCTTCCAGACTTTGCCTTGAGCCTTGGCGGTTCCATCATCTTCATTGGAAACCTTCAGCTTCATGTGGTACCAAATGCCAGGTTCCAGGGTGAAGGGAACGTCCTGGGCGATTCGCTGTTGGGTGATCCAGCTCAGGGCGCGAGCCTTCGATTCGTTCCCCATCAGGATGAATTCGTACCCTTGAGCGATCAAACCGATGTCAGGCAATTGTCCTTCAAGTTCGTGACCCATTACATCGGCTTCGATTGTGTAATCGTGCAGATCGCTGTGCCCCATCCAAGACTGGCTGCGGGTACCTTTAGGAATCGTTGTGATCTTGACCATCACTTTGTTGCCGTCGACTTCGCGAACGATGTGACGATAACGAGCACCAACCCACGTGATAGGTGGTTCGCCTTTGTTGGTCTTTTCATCCACAGCGATCTTCTCGAAGTCGAAGCTCCATGGCAGCTCTGGAACGATACGGAGTCGTGCCGAGCCTGTCAGATCGTCCACCTTAGCGGTCACATAGGCTGGCTGGTGAGCCGCATCCTTGTTTGCCGTCAGCTGACCAGACTTGCTGATCTCAGCTGGACCATCAACGCTGAAGTTGACCGATTCCGCGTCTTCGAGGAACTGACCACGCGAGTTAAATAACTTCACGCGATAATCCACTTTATCACCAGGGTAGATCAGTGTTTCAGCCGGAATCACTTGAACGTGAGCAGGCTTGGGATCATCCGAAACAGGATCTTCTGCTGGTTGCTCTGGGAGACCACTGAAGCCTGTTTCTTTACCGGGAGTACCGACGCAGTAAAGCGCCGCAGTCGTGGCGAAGTAAATCTTACCGTGGGCACAGATTGGCGAAGCAAGTCCGTCACCATCGGGCAATCGTCCCTTGGTCAAGATCTCGACATTTCCGTCTTCTTCGATACCCAAGACATAGTAACGACCATTTTCAGTAATCGTATAGATCTTGCCGTCGGCGTACAGCGGCGAGCCGAACATCTTGGTACCGAGCGGGGTCTTCTTAAACAGCTCTTCACCGGTTTGGGGATCAAGGACGAACAGTTTGGCGCGGTCGTCGATGACGTAGAGCTTGTCGTTCACATACAGCGGGGCACTGCGGTTGCCGTTCAGTTCGACAACTTTCCACTTCTTTCCGCTGACCGAGATGTCGCCTGACTGCGTTGCATCGACGGCGACGACAGCACCCATCGTATTATCTACATCAATGACGATCTTTCCGTCTTCTTCATGCGGGGTGACGTTTTCTTCACCTTGTGCCATGAAGACGGTGTCGCCTTGGATGATAGGCGTTCCATACAAACCGCGAGCTGCGAAAGCAAAGCTCCAGTTGTGTTGCCCCGTACGCGGCTGAATGCTCCAGATCTTACCGTCCCCAGCACCGATGACGTACTGTGGAATTCCGTTGACGATCTTGATGCTCGGGGCACTGTAGGTTGTATCGTAGGGAAGTGGCGTCGTTTCGGTGAACCAAACAACTTCGCCGGTCTTCTTATTCATGCCCAAGAAGCGATGGGCTGGCTTGGCCATATCGCCCCAGCCAATCACGATACCACTGATAATGACCAAGTCTTCGTAGACGATCGGGAAGTTCGTACGACCGCCGTATGTGGTCAGCATGCCAAACTCTTCGTGCATCTTACGAAGCCAAACGGTTTTGCCCGTATCGGCATCGATGCATTGGAAGTGACCAGCCACACCAAGAGCAAAAATGGTGTTGGTTTCCGGATCGGCTGTCACCGAGGACCAGCCCACTCGTTCTACGGGAACGTCGGAAAGGTAAACATTGAAGCGGTTTTCCCAAACGGTTTCGCCCGTTTTCGTGTCGACGCAGACAACGCGTTCCCCTTCACGTGGGGTACCCTGTTCGGCAGCTGCCAGCATGAAGAGCTTATCGCCCATCACAACCGGGGTGCTGCGCGTGCCTAGATCGTCACGTTTCCAAAGGACATTGCTTCCTTCACCTCCTTCGGGATCCCAGCTCTCCGGTAGGCCGGTGGCTCGGGAGATACCGTTGAACTCCGGTCCACGCCAGTATAGCCAGTCTTGAGGATCGGCTTTGGTGGTCGACTCGGCCGAGGCGGAAGTAGTGGTTGTCTTGGCAGAAGCAACTTCGGCAGCGGGTTCTTCCTTGGCAGGCTTTTCTGCGCTGGTGGTCGATTCTGGTGCTGGCTTCTCTTCAGCGACTTCCTCTTTCGCTTCTTCCTCCTTCTTCATAGCGTCTTCAGGAGTCGGCGTTACCTGGGGAGGAGTCAATTCTTCGCTGGTCGCGGGAGGATCGGTTGTGATCTTCATTTCTTCCGTCTTACCTTGCAGATCGTCTGGGGTAAGAACGGGCGTCAGCTCTTCACTGGGTAAAGCTGGCGTGACCTGCGCGTTTTCGACCGCTTTTTCGGACTTATCAGCAGGAAGATTGGCAGGATCTTCCAGCGGTTCAGGCGCTTTATCGCTTGGAGCAGCAGTGGTTGTGTTCAGCGTGGTGTTGCCGGCAGATGGCCTGCCAGTAGGGGGTGGCGTGCATCCGAGTGACGTTACAACGAAAGACAGCAGCAGCACCAACGTCGCTGAGGCCGCCGTTGGAGAGTGCATGAAAGCGATGGGCCTGAACATAGGTATCTCTAGAAATCGTTGGAGGGTGTGGGCGAAACGCAGCTTCCAGCTTATACCTGTTTAAACGACTATGCAAGGATTCTCCGGCTTGCACAGTTCAGGTAGACAAGCAAAAAAATGCTGCTGATAGCACTCTTGGCGGGCAAATTGAGGGATTTAACAGGAGGAGCGGCGGGTTGGGACACTTGCGGGTACACCCCACAGCGCTGGTCATTCCTAGTCAAACCACTCGTCTTCAGGGTCGAACTTGGGGAATACGATATTGACGATCTTCATTTTCCCCAGGGCACGATGACGTGTACCAGGCCGAATCATGACGCACATCCCAGGATGAACCGGGATAATCTGGTCGTCCAGCTGCATTCTGGCGTCTTCATCACACTCGAGGAAGAAATAGGTCTCGGTCAATCGCTTGTGATAATGAACTTTAGCATCCACCGAGATCTCGGTGACGTGAATCGTGCCTGGATAATCGCTCACATCGGCTAAACCCCGCTTTGCAGTCCCGCAAGGGCAGGGGACGCCAGGCACATTAGCGAAGTCGACAATCTCGTATCCTTGCGTGGATGGCGTGGAAGACATGCTTCCTCCATGAGGAATGGACAGGTTTTTGGTCGCGTGTTCCCACATATTTTACCTCCCACGCGCCCGAGGGGCCAATGATAGCTTGGCGTTAAGCTGTAGCGATTGGCGATGGCTTTGCGGTCTGGTGTGGTTGAGTTTGACGGTTGCTGGTGGGGTTATAATCGTTAAGGTTTGCCTGTCTTCTGTGGCAGGAAAAGTTCGTGCAAACGGAGATGTAAACCAAGTAGCTGAAATTGGTTTCGAGCGATCAAGCCTGCCGCGTGAATCCGCCGATACGAGCATCAGACATATCTGCACGAGATGTCTAAAACGGAATTCCCTCTGGCGGATCACGAGGGGCTGTCGGGTTTCGATGGGGAACTTCGGGTCAAGGATTGGCTCGACGGAACTTAGGCAGAGGACTGTGGAGGCGACAGAGACCAACATCTTTGATTAACCAGGTTCGACTACACGCTCAAACTCCTGAGGTTTGTTGTCCAACCCGCCAACGGACAGCTTTAGGGGTGCGAGCAATCGCGGCGTGGTAGTCGCATACCGTGATTGTTCACGAGAGCGCCGGCCTGGCGACAAAGAATATTGGATCTGGAGTCCGCCACTCAGAAGGAGAAATGACTCGATGAAATGGAACATGCTATTGGCAACGCTGCTGGTCACCTTCGTGTGTAGCCAGGCGAGTGCCGCGGGACTTCTGAACCAGATGCTCGGTACCGGGTGTGGTTGTGATACGTCCTGCTGTCAAACCCCGAAGTGCTGCACGCCAACGCCACGTTGCTGCATGCCGAAACCTTCCTGCTGTGCTCCGGTTGCCGCTACTTGCTGTGCTCCGGAACCAACCTGCTGTGCTCCAGAAGCCACTTGTGCTGCTCCTGAAGCTTGCGGTTGTGCTCCAGAAGCCACCTGTGCTGCTCCTTGTGCAACCAGCTGCTGCAGCAAGAAGAAGTGCTGCACTCCTTTGAAGGACGCTTTGCACAGCTTGTTCTCCTGCAAGAAGAGCTGCTGTGCTTCGTCTTGCGGTTGCGAACCTTCGTGTGCTGCTCCTGAAGCTTCGTGCTGTGCACCTGAAGCTACTTGTGCTGCTCCAGAAGCTTGCGGATGTGACTCCGGTTGCGGTTGCGAACCAACCTGCGGTGCTCCATCGTGCGGTTCGTGCCACAAGGGTTGCGGTCTGTTCTCGGGCAAGTGCGGCTGCCAAAAGTCGTGCACCCCGCTGAAAGACGCGATCGCTCGCCTGTTCTGCTGCAAGAAGAGCTGCTGCGGATCGAGCTGTGGTTGTGACACCGGTTGCGGTTCCGTCTGTGGCGACAGCTGCGGTTGCGGTGCAACCTACTCGACTCCAGCTGCTGCTGGTGAACCTACCGAAGCTGACATGATGCCACCGGCTCCAGTTCCGGCTGACACCATGACCTTCGTTCCGGCTCGTCGTCGTCTGGTTAGCGTTCACTAAACCAAACGAAGACTACCGAATACAAAAAGCCTGGCTGGGGAAACTCAGCCAGGTTTTTTTATGCGCTTAGCCACGCGAGAAAAAGCATAGCCACCGTGATGTGGCCATGCTGTAAGACGAATGAGTTCGCGAAGCTTACTTTTTAGCTTGTTGCTTGGGCGTATCGTCCTGGTACTTCTCGCGCAGCTCGTCCAGCTTCTTGTGCATCTTCGATTGAATCTCGGAGTATTCCGGTTTGCCATAGACACTGTTCATCTCGTTGGGGTCTTCCTTCAGATCGAACAGCTCCCACTCGCCCAGTTGGTAATAGTTGATTAGCTTGTAGCGTCCATCGAAAACGCCGTAATGTCGCGGAACACTATGAGCACCTGGAAATTCGTAGTAGTGGTAGTACAGCTCAGGCCGCCAATCCTTAGGAGCTTTGCCATCACCCTCCAAAATTGGTAGCAAGCTCAGGCCTTGCATTTCAGCGGGGATCTCTACGCCTGCAGCGGCCAGCATTGTTTCTGGGAAGTCGATGTTCATCACCAATGCGTCACTGACGGTACCAGGTTTCACATGACCAGGCCAACGGACTAACAGCGGTGTGCGGAACGATTGCTCGTACATCCAACGCTTGTCGAACCAGCCATGTTCGCCGAGGTAGAAACCTTGGTCCGAAGTATAGATGACCAAGGTGTTGTCGGTCAGGCCTTCGTCGTCCAGGTAGTCGAGCATTCGACCAACATTGTCGTCGACCGAGTCAATGCAGCGGAGATAATCTTTGATGTAACGTTGATACTTCCAGCGAACTAGGTCTTTACCGGTTAGGTTGGCTTCTTCAAACTCCTTGTTCTTCGGACCATAAGCAGCATCCCAAGCTTTCTTTTGCTCGGGCGTAAGTCCGCGAACGTTGTTCAACTTTAGATCATTCGGGTTCATCGTCTTAGCGATGGTCATATCCTGATTCTTCGCACCACTCGCACGATTGCTGTAGTCATCCCACATCGTTTCTGGTTCGGGGAATTCAACGTCGTCGTACTTGTTGAGATACTTCGGGCTAGGCATCCAATTACGATGCGGAGCCTTGTGTTGGTAAACCAACAGAAACGGCTTGTTGGGATCTCGTTTCTCTTTCAGCCAGTCAAGTGCGATGTCGGTAATGATGTCGGTCGTGTAGCCTTGGTACTTCTTTGGCCCATCCGAGGTAAGCATCGGTGGATTGTAGTAAGGTCCTTGGCCTCGCAAGACGTTCCAGTAATCAAATCCAGTTGGATCGGAGACCAAGTGCCACTTTCCAACCACTGCGGTTTGATAACCTGCCTTCTGCAGAAGTTTGGGATAGGTTAGTTGGCTTCCATCAAAACGGCTACGGTTATCCAGAAAGCCGTTCAAGTGGCTGTATTTGCCGGTTAGGATCACCGCCCGAGCAGGTCCGCAAATGCTGTTCGTGACGTAACAATGATCGAATCGCATGCCTTCTTGGGCAATACGATCGATGTTGGGGGTTTGGTTGAGGGCACCGGGGTAGGCCGAGATCGCCTGGTAGGCGTGATCGTCGGCCATGATGAACAAGATATTCGGCTTCTTCGGTTGGTTGCCGTCGGCCGCTTTGGCCTCCGTCTGCCATGCACCGCCAACGACCGTGGCAAGCAGCAACAAGGAAGCGAAGTATCGAAACGTAATGGACATGAGATCTCCAAACAAGCCAGTGGGAAGGTAGGTAGGACGAAGAGAATTCAACCACAGCTCGTGCGCGAACCCGGACAGGGCGAGCCAGATTTGAGTCGCTTCCCATTTTGTTAGCTGGAGAAACGAGAGTCAATTCGGAGGAGAATGTTGTCGTTGAGCGTCACAGAGCTTCGGTGTTTATACAAAAAATGACCAGCCTGAATGATCTCAGGCTGGTCATGATGGAATTAACTTCGTGAGGCGGATCAGCGACCAACCTCCGAGACAAGCGGAAACTAGTCCGCCTTCTTGATCGCTTCTGGCAGGTCAGGATCAACCAGGCCGAGAATACCACGCCCTTCGATCAAACGATCGCTCACGTCGAGGTTTAGAAATTCAATGTCAGCCTGATAGAACTTGACGGCATCTTTCTTACCGACTTCTTCCAGCGGACGAACCACGCGAAATCCGACACAAGTTGAAGGATAGCTGGTGAACCACCAAGGGCTGAGCGGAATGTTGGGATCTTCTTCTTTCCAGTCATCTTCGCTGCTACCCATCTTCGCGGCAGTCCGGCAGTTCTCGGCGTCTTCGTCCCAGCCGCCACCTTTGACCATCAGAGGTTCCACTTCGGTCGGCCAGTTCACAGCCGCCAGTGCGGTTAGGTTTTTCTTGCCGTCCAGCTTCGCGAAACCTTCATCGCTGTACTGATCGAGAACCCATTCCCACACGTTACCGTGCATGTCGTACAGACCGTACTGATTCGGTTTTTTGCCCTTAACCACATGTGGCTTTTCTTCGGCATTGCCATCGAACCAGGCATAATCACCCAGTTGTTCGGCGTCGTCACCGAAATGATAGGCGGTCTTGGCACCACCACTGGCAGCGTGCTCGAATTCCGCTTCGCTCGGCAAGCGATATTGTTTACCCGTCACGCCGCTCAGCCACTTGGTGTACTGACGTGCGGCGTAGTTGGTCATCGTGGTAGCTGGCAGTTTCGGATCTTCGCCATACTCGAAGGTGAAGCTTGGTTCGTATAGCGGAGTCGGTGCGGTGATTGCGTCGACTCGGTTGTCATCGGTCACAGGGCGAATATTCTTGGCTTGGAACTTCTTGAAGATGTTGTACAGCTCCATGTAAGGCTTGTACTGTTCCCAGGTCATTTCGTGTTCGGCCATCCAGAATGGGCCGACCTCGACTTCGACTTCCGGACCTTCGGCATCGGTGTGTCCCTCTTCCGATTCCGGGCTGCCCAGCATCACTTTGCCGCCTGGAACGGGGATCATTTTCAAGGTGACTTGTGTGCCAGGGATCGTGAACTCGTAAGGCACCATGTAGCCTTGTTCGACTTTCACATAGGGGCCAGATTCGGGTTTGGTCTGACTGATTCCGGGATCTTCCGCCGCACTCACCGAGGTGGCGGTGAGGCAAACGATCGCCAAGGTCAAAACAAGATTGCGCATTCGCTTAGTCTCTCTTTGAATTACAAAAATACCGCTTCGGTTCCAGACACATGATTATAAACATGCGTTTGGCTCGATGATATCCCCCGAAATCATTCGCGGGGACTCCCATGGATTTCTCTAAGTAGTATAGGCGATTAAGTCCGCTTTTTCCGGTCATGGAAAGGGGAAAAGCATAATTTCCCATCGAGAGAGGGGGAGATTATTGTTTGCCGCTCGATTCAAGTCGAATCGGAATCAAGTTACTGGTGACATCTTTCCCATTACGCTGCGCGGTCGCCACCAACTTGATCGTGGTCAGTTCCTCTAGCTTGACGTTGGCCGGAAGGGTGATCTCGAGAGTGAATTCTGACTTGTCCGCTGGCACTTCGACTGCGGCCGATTTGGCATCTTTCGGAAGACCGTTCGCCGCCACGATCACCGGGTGATTGAAGCCACCAGCTCGCGAAATGGTGCCTTTCAGGCGGACGACTGTTTCGCCATTCAGGGCGAGGAATAGCGGCGAACCGAGCGAGAATCGTTTGGCAGGACTTACCGCCGTTGCCAGGACTTTCTTTTTATCGTCGGCAAGCAGTTCGGCTTTGACAGCGATGTCCCAGGCGATGTCGTTGAGTTCCTGCGGGGCCGACAGGTTTACCGTGGCATCTGACTGATCGGCTTCGAGCATGATTTCCTTGGCCAGTTTAATCGCCTTGCTCAGATCAGGTTTGCCTTTGTCTTCGGGAATGACTTGCGAAGTAACCAACGAAAATCGAACAGGCCCTGATTGGCCTTCGGCTCGCTTCACAGTGATTGGCAGGGCCGTCACTTGCCCGAGGTTCAAGGCGTTCTCCGGCAACTCGCCGTTCCAGGCGACAAGTAGCTTGGGTTTTTGCACGACACCGAAGCCAAGCTGCGAGGTTTCCGGCGCAAGTCCGAAAGTTCCTTTTGCCGATCCAATCGCCGCCTCGCGAACCATTCGTTGTCCGTTGA
The genomic region above belongs to Blastopirellula marina and contains:
- a CDS encoding PQQ-binding-like beta-propeller repeat protein, which produces MKSTFAYLAIVGSTCVGMTVAALLPEERVSAQEAETKPAAKAEPTKDWPQWGGDSKRNNTPTASNIPTNWEVGGFDRSTGEWLKEESENIKWVAPLGSQSYGNPVVADGKIFVGTNNGSGYIDRYPPKVDLGCLICFDEATGEFLWQHSSEKLPTGRVHDWPLQGICCAPYVEGDRLWFVTSRGEVRCLDTNGFRDGENDGPYTEEEFTGEKEADVVWIFDMMKEMGTSQHNMCSCSITALGDILFVNTSNGVDESHIVIPSTEAPSFFAMDKNTGEIFWTDKSPHTNILHGQWSSPAVATLGGVPQVIFAGGDGWIYSFKADKGKDGKPELLWKFDGNPKTSKWVLGGRGTRNNIIATPVIYDDKVYVAVGQDPEHGEGEGHLWCIDPTKRGDVSAELAMKIEGSQRVPLEHRRIQAVIEKDGEVAVPNPNSAVIWHYSTFDQDDDGEIAFEETMHRSIGTSTIKDDILYIADFSGLLHCLNAKTGKPNWTYDMFAAAWGSALIVDDHVYIGDEDGDVAVFKLSADPDDAEPIEEINMGNSVYSTPIVANGVLYIANKTHLFAITQDGK
- a CDS encoding PQQ-binding-like beta-propeller repeat protein yields the protein MHSPTAASATLVLLLSFVVTSLGCTPPPTGRPSAGNTTLNTTTAAPSDKAPEPLEDPANLPADKSEKAVENAQVTPALPSEELTPVLTPDDLQGKTEEMKITTDPPATSEELTPPQVTPTPEDAMKKEEEAKEEVAEEKPAPESTTSAEKPAKEEPAAEVASAKTTTTSASAESTTKADPQDWLYWRGPEFNGISRATGLPESWDPEGGEGSNVLWKRDDLGTRSTPVVMGDKLFMLAAAEQGTPREGERVVCVDTKTGETVWENRFNVYLSDVPVERVGWSSVTADPETNTIFALGVAGHFQCIDADTGKTVWLRKMHEEFGMLTTYGGRTNFPIVYEDLVIISGIVIGWGDMAKPAHRFLGMNKKTGEVVWFTETTPLPYDTTYSAPSIKIVNGIPQYVIGAGDGKIWSIQPRTGQHNWSFAFAARGLYGTPIIQGDTVFMAQGEENVTPHEEDGKIVIDVDNTMGAVVAVDATQSGDISVSGKKWKVVELNGNRSAPLYVNDKLYVIDDRAKLFVLDPQTGEELFKKTPLGTKMFGSPLYADGKIYTITENGRYYVLGIEEDGNVEILTKGRLPDGDGLASPICAHGKIYFATTAALYCVGTPGKETGFSGLPEQPAEDPVSDDPKPAHVQVIPAETLIYPGDKVDYRVKLFNSRGQFLEDAESVNFSVDGPAEISKSGQLTANKDAAHQPAYVTAKVDDLTGSARLRIVPELPWSFDFEKIAVDEKTNKGEPPITWVGARYRHIVREVDGNKVMVKITTIPKGTRSQSWMGHSDLHDYTIEADVMGHELEGQLPDIGLIAQGYEFILMGNESKARALSWITQQRIAQDVPFTLEPGIWYHMKLKVSNEDDGTAKAQGKVWKKDEAEPESWMVEIVDEVPNTTGSPGLFGNAKTGEIYLDNITVTPNS
- a CDS encoding cupin domain-containing protein; the protein is MSSTPSTQGYEIVDFANVPGVPCPCGTAKRGLADVSDYPGTIHVTEISVDAKVHYHKRLTETYFFLECDEDARMQLDDQIIPVHPGMCVMIRPGTRHRALGKMKIVNIVFPKFDPEDEWFD
- a CDS encoding sulfatase; this translates as MSITFRYFASLLLLATVVGGAWQTEAKAADGNQPKKPNILFIMADDHAYQAISAYPGALNQTPNIDRIAQEGMRFDHCYVTNSICGPARAVILTGKYSHLNGFLDNRSRFDGSQLTYPKLLQKAGYQTAVVGKWHLVSDPTGFDYWNVLRGQGPYYNPPMLTSDGPKKYQGYTTDIITDIALDWLKEKRDPNKPFLLVYQHKAPHRNWMPSPKYLNKYDDVEFPEPETMWDDYSNRASGAKNQDMTIAKTMNPNDLKLNNVRGLTPEQKKAWDAAYGPKNKEFEEANLTGKDLVRWKYQRYIKDYLRCIDSVDDNVGRMLDYLDDEGLTDNTLVIYTSDQGFYLGEHGWFDKRWMYEQSFRTPLLVRWPGHVKPGTVSDALVMNIDFPETMLAAAGVEIPAEMQGLSLLPILEGDGKAPKDWRPELYYHYYEFPGAHSVPRHYGVFDGRYKLINYYQLGEWELFDLKEDPNEMNSVYGKPEYSEIQSKMHKKLDELREKYQDDTPKQQAKK
- a CDS encoding formylglycine-generating enzyme family protein, producing MRNLVLTLAIVCLTATSVSAAEDPGISQTKPESGPYVKVEQGYMVPYEFTIPGTQVTLKMIPVPGGKVMLGSPESEEGHTDAEGPEVEVEVGPFWMAEHEMTWEQYKPYMELYNIFKKFQAKNIRPVTDDNRVDAITAPTPLYEPSFTFEYGEDPKLPATTMTNYAARQYTKWLSGVTGKQYRLPSEAEFEHAASGGAKTAYHFGDDAEQLGDYAWFDGNAEEKPHVVKGKKPNQYGLYDMHGNVWEWVLDQYSDEGFAKLDGKKNLTALAAVNWPTEVEPLMVKGGGWDEDAENCRTAAKMGSSEDDWKEEDPNIPLSPWWFTSYPSTCVGFRVVRPLEEVGKKDAVKFYQADIEFLNLDVSDRLIEGRGILGLVDPDLPEAIKKAD